In Vibrio alginolyticus NBRC 15630 = ATCC 17749, the sequence TCTTTACGAACCGGCCAGATCTCCATGTAATTCTGGCCATCTTTCAGGCTATGGATCAATCCGACTTTATTACTCATACCGCTCTCTCACTAAAAAATAGTTGAACATTTCAACTGAAGGTACAAAAAATTGATGAAAGTTAATATTCTTTCAAATTTTTTTTGTTATCATTGCTTATTATCGCTATCCTTTGCAGACCCTCAATCTCATTGTTGCTGTTATTTACAATTTAAGCAACTCCGAGATATCTATCTGCACGGATCGCATCATAGTGATGGAAGGGTTCATCACTATTTCTTTATATGGAATTAGAACAATTTTTGACCAGGATTAGTACGCAGCCTTCTGGGTATCGGCTATTCTTGTGATTAATTTTTCATTCTTTAACTGATTTTTTATCAGACGAATAACAGGTAGTCATACATGTCTAAGCTAGTTTTAGTTTTAAACTGCGGTAGTTCTTCTCTTAAATTTGCCGTTGTTGATGCCGAGAACGGCGACGAGCACTTGTCAGGTCTTGCTGAGTGTCTTCACCTTCCTGAAGCTCGCATCAAGTGGAAACTTGATGGCAAGCACGAAGCTCAACTAGGCAATGGTGCAGCTCACGAAGAAGCACTAGCGTTTATGGTAGAAACTATTCTTGCTTCTAAGCCAGAGCTTAAAGCTAACCTAGGCGCAATCGGTCACCGTATCGTTCACGGCGGCGAGCAGTTCACTCAATCTGCACTAATTACTGATGAAGTTCTAAAAGGTATTCAAGACGCTGCAACATTTGCACCTCTTCATAACCCTGCTCACATCATCGGTATCGAAGCGGCTAAGAAAAACTTCCCAGAGCTGAAAAACGTTGCTGTATTTGACACTGCGTTCCACCAAACTATGCCTGAAGAGTCTTACCTATACGCTCTTCCATACAACCTATACAAAGAACACGGTATCCGTCGTTACGGCATGCACGGTACTTCTCACTTGTTCATCACTCGTGAAGTTGCAGGCCTACTAAACAAACCAGTTGAAGAAGTAAACATCATCAACTGTCACCTAGGTAACGGCGCATCTGTATGTGCGATCAAGAACGGTCAATCTGTAGACACTTCTATGGGTCTTACTCCACTTGAAGGTCTAGTAATGGGTACTCGCTGTGGCGACATCGACCCTGCTATCGTCTTCCACCTACACGACGCTCTAGGTTACTCTGTTGATCAAATCAACACGATGCTAACTAAAGAGTCTGGTCTTCAAGGTCTAACTGAAGTGACTTCTGACTGTCGTTTCGTTGAAGACAACTACGGTCAAAAAGAAGAAGCAACACGCGCAATGGACGTGTTCTGCCACCGTCTAGCTAAATACGTTGCTGGCTACACTGCTTCAATGGAAGGCCGTCTAGACGCAATCACTTTCACTGGCGGTATCGGCGAGAACTCTGGCCCTATCCGTGAAATGGTTCTAAACCGTCTTGGCATCTTCGGTATCGAAGTAGATAGCGAAGCTAACCTTAAAGCTCGCTTCGGCGGCGAAGGCGTTATCACGACTGAAAACAGCCGTATCCCTGCAATGGTTATCTCTACTAACGAAGAGCTAGTCATCGCTGAAGACACTGCTCGCCTGACAGGTCTTTAATTGAATTCCTGGCTAGCCACTCGGCTAGCCAGATTTTCATTCAAACGAATTTCTTAGGGGCTCAACTCCTATTCTTCGAGCTTCATGGAATAAGAGTTGAGCTTTTATCCCCCAAATAGCTAAAGGTACTCTACGAATGTCTCGTACTATTATGCTTATCCCTACTAGCGCAGGCGTTGGCCTAACAAGCGTTAGCATGGGTGTTCTTCGCGCTATGGAGCGTAAAGGCGTTAAAGTTTCTTTCTACAAGCCAATCTGTCAGCCACGTTCAGGTGGTGATCAGCCAGATCTGACTTCAACTATCGTTGGTCGTAACAGCGATATGAAGATCGGTGAACCAATGGCGATGTCTGTTGCTGAAAGCCTAATCGGTAACGACAACATGGACGAGCTGCTAGAAACCGTTGTTGAACGTTACAACCAAATCAACAAAGACGCAGACGTTACGCTAATCGAAGGTCTTGTACCTACTCGTAAGCACCCATTTGCAAACCAAGTAAACGCGGAAATCGCGGCAACACTTGGTGCAGAAATCGTGCTAGTTGCGACTCCAGGTACTGATAACCCTGCGCAACTGAAAGAGCGTATCGAAGTAGCATGTTCTAACTTCGGCGGCACTAAAAACAAAAACATCTCTGGTGTTATCATCAACAAGCTAAACGCTCCTGTTGACGAAGCTGGCCGTACTCGCCCTGACCTATCTGAAATCTTTGACGATGCAGACAGCGCGAAACAAAACGAATTGAAAGTGATGGAAATTTTTAACACTTCTCCAATTCGTGTACTAGGTTGTGTGCCATGGAGCATTGATCTGATTGCGACTCGTGCAATCGACATGGCTAAACACCTGAAAGCAGATATCATCAACGAAGGTGACATCAACACTCGTCGCATCAAGAGCATCACTTTCTGTGCGCGTTCTCTGCCAAACATGATTGAGCACTTCAAACCGGGCTCTCTACTTGTTACTTCTGCAGACCGTCCTGATGTTATCGTTGCTGCTTCTCTTGCTGCAATGAACGGTGTGGATATTGGTGCAGTACTACTAACTGGCGGTTACGATATCCCTAGCGAAATCGAAGGCCTATGTAAACCAGCATTCGACACTGGTCTACCTATCTTCAAAGCACAAGGTAACACTTGGCAAACGTCTCTAAACCTACAGAGCTTCAGCATCGAAGTACCTGCAGACGATAAAGAGCGTATCGAGTTCATCAACGAACACGTTGCTGGCCACATCGACGGTAACTGGATCGAGTCTATGACTGAAGGCACTCAGAAGTCTCGTCGTCTAAGCCCACCAGCGTTCCGTTACCAGCTAACTGAACTTGCTCGTAAAGCAGGTAAGCGTATCGTTCTTCCAGAAGGTGACGAACCACGCACAGTTAAAGCAGCGGCAATCTGTGCTGAACGCGGCATTGCAGACTGTGTACTTCTAGGTAACCCAGATGAAATCCGTCGCGTAGCGGCTCAACAAGGCGTTGAGCTAGGTACTGGTGTAACCATCATCGATGCAGATGCTGTTCGTGAAAACTACGTTGCTCGCCTAGTTGAGTTGCGCGGTGCGAAAGGCATGACTGAAGTTGTGGCTCGTGAGAAGCTACAAGATTCAGTATTCCTAGGCACAATGATGCTTGAGAACGACGAAGTTGACGGCCTAGTTTCTGGTGCTGTTCACACTACGGCGAACACTATCGTTCCTCCGTTCCAAATCATCAAGACGGCACCAAATGCGTCTATCGTATCTTCAGTATTCTTCATGCTTCTGCCTGATCAAGTACTGGTTTACGGTGACTGTGCAATCAACCCAGATCCAACTGCTGAACAGCTTGCTGAAATCGCTATCCAATCTGCTGACTCTGCAGCAGCATTCGGTATCGAACCACGCGTTGCAATGATCTCTTACTCTACTGGTGAATCTGGTAAGGGTGCAGACGTTGATAAAGTACGTGAAGCAACAAAACTGGCTCAAGAGAAACGTCCTGATCTTATCATTGACGGTCCTCTACAATACGACGCTGCTATTATGGAAAACGTTGCTGCTTCTAAAGCACCAAACTCTCCAGTTGCAGGTAAAGCGACAGTATTTGTATTCCCAGACCTAAACACGGGTAACACGACTTACAAAGCGGTACAACGTTCAGCTGACCTAGTATCTATCGGTCCAATGCTGCAAGGTATGCGTAAGCCTGTAAACGACTTGTCTCGTGGCGCGCTAGTAGACGACATCGTGTACACCATCGCTCTAACAGCTATCCAAGCAGACCAAGAAGCTAAATAATCGCTTCTGACATCTAGTTGGATATAGATACAAAGCCCTCGATTCGTCGAGGGCTTTTTCTATTGCTGGCCAGAACACTTATTTGTTTTTTATACCAATCACTGCACAACCTATAATTACTGGTGCACAAAGCTTTTCTCCCTATCGCCCCCCCATACCTAATCGACATTGCTCGTGCTTGTTCTTACACCGATTGACCCACTCCCAAAAAATGCATTGGCTCCAAAGCAGCACGGTCCCTGTTCAATTTATCGACATTATTTACGTTTTAGCTAAACTTTTTTGCTAGGAAATACGTAAAAGCTACTGCAATGCACAAACTCATTGACTGCTAAGGAATATATATGAAGGATTTCATCAATACATCACTGATAAAGTTTGGTTTAGCTGCGTTTCTGATTAGTTTTTCTTCATTCAGCTTTTCCGCCCCGAGTATTAAAGGCGTCGATCAAGATATGTCCGGAGGAACGGTGACCGCTGAAATGGCTCATGCTGATGACAATGGGTGGATGGTTGTCCACCGAACAGACGAATCAATGAAGCCTGGTCCTGTTATCGGCTACGCTCCGTTAAAAATGGGAAAGAATGAAAACGTAAATGCAATTTTGATGGAACCAGTAGAATCAGGCGATATGCTGATGTTAATGGTCCACGGAGAGAAAGGTGGCATGAAGACTGGTGTGTTTGAGTATACGCTCGGCGCTAAAGAGGACGGTCCTGTAAAAGTGGACGGAAAGCTAGTGATGGACATCGTACGCGCTAAGTAAGGTGGCGATGAATGAAAAAGTAAACTTCCTACTCCCGGTATTTAGATGACACAAAAGTACTTAACGGCATTGCTAACCGTTAAGTACTTTTTCATTTGCGATGGAAGCAGCAAACTAGCCAATCCTTTCTCTTCCATGAGGAGTATTTAGGTCTAAATCAGGCCCTTTTGGTACAACTTGCGTCGGATTAATCCCAGTGTGGCTGAAGTAGTAGTGGCGTTTAATGTGATAGAAATCCGTCGTTTCTTCGACGCCTTTTACTTGATACAACTCTTTTAAGTAGCCTTGTATATTTTCGTAGTCTGCGATGCGCTGCTTGTTACACTTGAAATGCCCCACATACACCGCATCAAAACGAATAAGAGTCGTAAACAAACGCCAATCCGCCTCAGTAATTGTGTTCCCTGCTAAGTAACGATGCGTAGCTAGGTGAGCATCGATTTTATCTAACGCATTAAACAAAGAATCAAACGCTTCTTCATACGCCTCTTGCGTAGTCGCGAAGCCACAACGATACACTCCGTTGTTGACATTCGGATAAACAAAATCGTTCCACTCATCAATAACGTGTTTTAGATGTTCTGGATAGTAGTCGTCGCGATTCCCTGTTAACGCATTGAACTCCGAGTTAAACATACGAATGATCTCTGACGACTCGTTCGACACAATAGTATTGGTCTTTTTATCCCAAAGTACAGGCACGGTTACGCGGCCCGTGTAATCGGGTTTGGCCTGCGTGTAAATTTGATACATGCGCGTGTGACCAAACAATGGCTCAGGAAGCCCCATTTGCCAACCTTGGCTGAGCATATCAGGGCAAACGACCGTGACATCAATATGTGGTTCTAAACCTTTCAGCTTGCGGAAAATGAGGGTTCGATGTGCCCACGGACAAGCAAGAGAGACATACAAATGGTATCGACCGGACTCTGGTGTAAACTCCGCATCAGGGTCGTTTTTAACCCAGTTACGGAATCCGGCATCTTCGCGCACAAATT encodes:
- a CDS encoding acetate kinase → MSKLVLVLNCGSSSLKFAVVDAENGDEHLSGLAECLHLPEARIKWKLDGKHEAQLGNGAAHEEALAFMVETILASKPELKANLGAIGHRIVHGGEQFTQSALITDEVLKGIQDAATFAPLHNPAHIIGIEAAKKNFPELKNVAVFDTAFHQTMPEESYLYALPYNLYKEHGIRRYGMHGTSHLFITREVAGLLNKPVEEVNIINCHLGNGASVCAIKNGQSVDTSMGLTPLEGLVMGTRCGDIDPAIVFHLHDALGYSVDQINTMLTKESGLQGLTEVTSDCRFVEDNYGQKEEATRAMDVFCHRLAKYVAGYTASMEGRLDAITFTGGIGENSGPIREMVLNRLGIFGIEVDSEANLKARFGGEGVITTENSRIPAMVISTNEELVIAEDTARLTGL
- the pta gene encoding phosphate acetyltransferase, giving the protein MSRTIMLIPTSAGVGLTSVSMGVLRAMERKGVKVSFYKPICQPRSGGDQPDLTSTIVGRNSDMKIGEPMAMSVAESLIGNDNMDELLETVVERYNQINKDADVTLIEGLVPTRKHPFANQVNAEIAATLGAEIVLVATPGTDNPAQLKERIEVACSNFGGTKNKNISGVIINKLNAPVDEAGRTRPDLSEIFDDADSAKQNELKVMEIFNTSPIRVLGCVPWSIDLIATRAIDMAKHLKADIINEGDINTRRIKSITFCARSLPNMIEHFKPGSLLVTSADRPDVIVAASLAAMNGVDIGAVLLTGGYDIPSEIEGLCKPAFDTGLPIFKAQGNTWQTSLNLQSFSIEVPADDKERIEFINEHVAGHIDGNWIESMTEGTQKSRRLSPPAFRYQLTELARKAGKRIVLPEGDEPRTVKAAAICAERGIADCVLLGNPDEIRRVAAQQGVELGTGVTIIDADAVRENYVARLVELRGAKGMTEVVAREKLQDSVFLGTMMLENDEVDGLVSGAVHTTANTIVPPFQIIKTAPNASIVSSVFFMLLPDQVLVYGDCAINPDPTAEQLAEIAIQSADSAAAFGIEPRVAMISYSTGESGKGADVDKVREATKLAQEKRPDLIIDGPLQYDAAIMENVAASKAPNSPVAGKATVFVFPDLNTGNTTYKAVQRSADLVSIGPMLQGMRKPVNDLSRGALVDDIVYTIALTAIQADQEAK
- a CDS encoding DUF7282 domain-containing protein, producing MKDFINTSLIKFGLAAFLISFSSFSFSAPSIKGVDQDMSGGTVTAEMAHADDNGWMVVHRTDESMKPGPVIGYAPLKMGKNENVNAILMEPVESGDMLMLMVHGEKGGMKTGVFEYTLGAKEDGPVKVDGKLVMDIVRAK
- a CDS encoding glutathione S-transferase family protein, producing the protein MGKLVEGVWQDVWYDTKSNGGKFVREDAGFRNWVKNDPDAEFTPESGRYHLYVSLACPWAHRTLIFRKLKGLEPHIDVTVVCPDMLSQGWQMGLPEPLFGHTRMYQIYTQAKPDYTGRVTVPVLWDKKTNTIVSNESSEIIRMFNSEFNALTGNRDDYYPEHLKHVIDEWNDFVYPNVNNGVYRCGFATTQEAYEEAFDSLFNALDKIDAHLATHRYLAGNTITEADWRLFTTLIRFDAVYVGHFKCNKQRIADYENIQGYLKELYQVKGVEETTDFYHIKRHYYFSHTGINPTQVVPKGPDLDLNTPHGRERIG